The Pseudonocardia sp. HH130630-07 DNA window GTCATGAGCTCGCGACGGCGCGCCATCGGGAACGCCCCGACCACGCCGACCGAGACCAGCACCCCGCGCTCGTCGTGCAGGCCGAGCAGCAGCGAGCCGACGGCATCCGGCCCGGACTTGTGCACCCGGTAGCCGGCGAGCACGCAGTCCGCGGTGCGCTCGTGCTTGATCTTGGTCAGGACGCGCTTGTCCGGCTGGTAGGTCCCGGCCGGGTCCTTCGCGATGAGGCCGTCCAGGCCGGCGCCCTCGAACCGCTCGAACCACCGGCGGGCCACCGCCGGGTCGCCGGTGATCGGGGTGACGTGCACCGGGTCGCCCGCGTCGGCGAGCGCGGACTCCAGCAGCTCCCGGCGCTGCGCGAACGGGCGCGCGGTCAGGTCGTCGTCGTCGAGGGCGAGCAGGTCGAACGCCACGAACGAGGCCGGGGTCTCGGTCGACAGCAGCGTCACCCGGCTGGCGGCGGGATGGATCCGCTGCTGCAGCGCCTCGAAGTCGAGCCGGTTCTGCGCCCGGTCCGCGACGACGATCTCGCCGTCGACGACCGACCGCTCCGGAAGGTGGGCGCGGACCGCCTCGACGACCTCGGGGAAGTAGCGGGTCATCGGCCGCTCGTTGCGGGAGCCGATCTCGACCTCGTCGCCGTCGCGGAACACGATCGCCCGGAAGCCGTCCCACTTGGGTTCGTAGAGCCGGTCGTCGGGGATCGCGGGTGCCGGCTTGGCCAGCATCGGTTTCACCGGGGGCATCACGGGCAGGTCCACGGCGGTCAGTCTCCTCCCGGCGGGCCCGCGCGGCGCGGCAGCTCGCCCGGTCGGTGGACCGGCGCCGGACCGGGAACTCATCGGCCGGGGCCGGCCTGCTTGACTCGGGGCATGGCCCGCCTGCCCGGTCCGGCGGAGCTCGATGCCGCCCGGGACCGCACGATCCCCGACGTCCTGCCCGCCGACGGCGACCCGCCGCTGCGGGTGCTGTTCTGCGGGATCAACCCGGGCCTGGTCTCGGCGGCGACCGGGCACCACTTCGCGCGCCCCGGCAACCGGTTCTGGCCGGTGCTGCACGACTCCGGTCTCGTCGGCCGGCTGCTGCGCCCGGACGAGCAGGGCGAGCTGCGCGCGCAGGGCCTCGGCATCACGAACATGGCGCCCCGCGCGACGGCGCGCGCCGACGAGCTGACCGACGACGAGATCGTCCGTGGCGGCGAGCGGTTGCGGGCCCTGGTGGCCCGGCTGCGGCCGTACTGGCTGGCGGTGGTGGGGATCGGCGCCTACCGGACGGCGTTCGCGCGCCGGGACGCCGTGGTCGGGGAGCAGCCGGAGCGGCTCGGCACGACCGGGGTGTGGGTGCTGCCGAATCCCTCGGGGCTGAACGCGCACTGGTCCCGGGAGGCGATGGCCGCGGAGTTCGCGCGGCTCCGGGCGCGCTGCGCCGATCCGGCCTGAGACCGTCCCCGGTCGTCCGGGGGCCGTCGCGGGTGACCGGACGGCTCAGGCGCGGTCGAGGTCGGGCAGGTCCGGCGGGGGAGCGCCGTCCCGGGCGTCCCGGTCGGCCCACTCCAGCAGCGGCCGGGGGTCGAACACCGCCTCGTCGATCCCGGCGTGCAGGTCGCCCAGCTCGGCGAACCGCGCCGGGACGGTCGCGATGGTGAAGTCGGCGGGCGTGCAGTCGTCGATCTCGTCCCAGCGCACCGGGGCCGAGACCCGCGCGTCCGGCGTGCCGCGGACCGAGTAGGCGCAGGCGATGGTGTGGTCGCGGGCGTTCTGGTTGTAGTCGACGAAGATCTTCGCCGGGTCCCGGTCCTTGCGCCACCAGTTCAGGTCGACCCGGTCGCAGCGGCGGCCGACCTCGCGGGCGAAGGCGTGCGCGGCACGGCGCACGTCGGCGAACCCGTGCTCCGGGGGGATCCGCACGTAGACGTGCAGCCCGGACCCGCCGGAGGTCTTCGGGAAGCCGGTCGCACCGAGCTCGTCGAGCACCTCGTGCACGACCCCGGCGACCCGGCGGACGTCCGGCCACGACGCGTCGGGCATCGGATCGAGATCGATCCGCCACTCGTCGGGGGACTCGACGTCGGCGGCGCGGGAGTTCCAGGGGTGGAACTCGACGGTGGACATCTGCACCGCCCAGACGACGTCGGCGACGTGCCCGACGCACAGCTCGTCGGCGGTGCGGCCCCAGCGCGGGAAGTGCACGCGCACCGTGCGGACCCAGTCCGGCGCCCCGCGCGGCAGGCGCTTCTGGTGCACCTTCTCGCCGGTCACGCCGGTGGGGAAGCGGTGCAGCATGCACGGCCGGTCGCGCAGTGCCCGCACGACGCCGTCGCCGACCGCGGTGTAGTACGCGGCCAGGTCCCGCTTGGTCTCCCCGCGCTCCGGGAAGTACACCCGGTCCGGGCTGGACAGCCGGACCACGCGGTCGCCGATCGTCAGCTCGACCGGCTCGCCCGCGCTCCCGGCCACGGTGGGACCGCCCGGCTCAGCGGCGCCAGCTGCGGCGCTTGTAGATCGGGTAGGCCACGGCCCCGACCAGGCAGACGGCCGCCGGGAAGGCCATGTAGAAGAACTCGGTCCAGCTGAGCGGGTGCCCGATCATGAACAGCAGCAGCACGACGCCGGTGACGGCCGCGGCGATCGGCAGGCCCTTGGAGAAGTTCTGGTGCCAGCCCCAGTCGACCGAGGGCTCGGCGTCCGGGTCGACGCCGGACCGGACCGCGACCTCGCGTGCGTTGCTCGCCACGTGCTTCCTCCACTGGGCCTTACCGTGCTTGTCCGTGGCCGACGGGCGACCGGGCCCATCGTCGCACAGCACGGCCACGCGAGGATGATGGGCGGCGATGAAGTCACTCGTCGTGGTGGGCAGCACCGGGTCGATCGGTACGCAGGCCCTCGATGTGGTCGGGAGCGCCGGGGGGTTCGACGTCGTCGGGCTGGCCGCGGGCGGGTCGGACGTGGGCCTGCTCGTCGCGCAGGCCAGGGCACACGGGGTCACCCGGATCGCGGTGGCGGCGCCGGAGGCGGCCGCCCGGGTGCGGGCCGAGCTGCCGGGCGCCGAGGTGCTCGACGGCCCGGACGCGGCGGCCGCGCTGGTCACCGCGTGCGCCGCGGACATCGTGCTCAACGGGGTGACCGGTTCGCGCGGCCTCGGTCCCACCCTCGCCGCGCTGGCGGCGGGCTCGCGGCTCGCGCTCGCGAACAAGGAGTCGCTGGTCGCCGGGGGTCCGCTGGTCCTCGGGGCGGCGGCACCCGGGCAGATCGTGCCGGTCGACTCCGAGCACTCCGCACTCGCGCAGTGCCTGCGCGGCGGCCGGGAGGCCGAGGTGGACCGGCTCGTGCTCACCGCGTCCGGAGGGCCGTTCCGCGGCCGGAGCCGGGCCGATCTGGGCGGGGTGACCGTCGAGCAGGCGCTGGCGCACCCCACCTGGGCGATGGGCCCGGTCGTGACGATCAACTCCTCGACCCTTGTCAACAAGGGCCTGGAGCTGATCGAGGCGCACCTGCTGTTCGGGACGCCGTACGACCGGATCGACGTCGCCGTGCACCCGCAGTCGATCGTCCACTCGATGGTCACCTTCACCGACGGCTCGACGATCGCCCAGGCGTCCCCGCCGGACATGCGACTGCCGATCGCGCTCGCGCTGGGCTGGCCGGACCGGATCGCCGGCGCCGCGCCGGCGTGCCGCTGGGACACCGCGCAGAGCTGGACCTTCGAACCCCTCGACGACGACGCGTTCCCCGGCGTCCGCCTCGCCCGCGCGGCCGGTCTCGCCGGTGGGTGCGTGCCCGCCGTGTTCAACGCGGCCAACGAGGAGCTGGTGGAGGCGTTCGTCGGCGGCCGGATCGGCTATCCGGACATCACCGACCTGCTCGCCGAGGTGCTGGAGGCGGCCGAGGGCTGGACCGGCGACCCGGCTACCGTGGCGGACGTGCTGGCGGCGGAGGACTGGGCCCGTGCCCACGCGAGGGAGAAGGCGGCGTCGTGACCGTGCTCTGGACGATCGTCGGGATCGTCATCTTCTTCTTCGGGCTGCTGCTGTCGATCGCCTGGCACGAGCTGGGCCACTTCACGACGGCGCGCTGGTTCGGGATCAAGGTCCCCGAGTTCATGGTCGGCTTCGGCCGGACCGTGTGGTCGGTCAAGCGCGGCGAGACCGAGTACGGGATCAAGGCGATCCCGCTGGGCGGCTACGTCCGCATGATCGGGATGCTGCCGCCGGCCAAGGGCGGCACGCTGGGGCGCAGCCGCCGGACCGGCCCGTTCCAGGGGCTGATGGACGACGCCAGGGCGCAGTCGCAGATGGACGTGCGGCCGGAGGACGCGGACCGGCAGTTCTGGACGCGGTCGCCGTGGAAGCGGATCGTCGTCATGTTCGCCGGGCCGTTCATGAACCTGATCCTGGCCGTGGTGCTGTTCTTCGTGACGCTGATGGGCGTCGGGGTGCTCGCACCGACCACGCAGATCGCGTCGCTCGAGGAGTGCGTGCTCCCGGCGACGGCGGTGCAGAACGGCGTGCCCGAGCAGTGCCCGGCGGGTGCCCCCCTGGCCCCGGCGCTGGCCGCGGGGGTGCAGCCCGACGACCGGATCGTCTCGGTGAACGGAGTGCCGTTCGAACCGAACGACGGCGGGGCGCTGCAGGACGCGATCCGGGCGTCGACGGGTCCGACGCCGGTCGTGGTCGAGCGGGACGGCCAGCAGATCCCGCTCGACGTGAACGTCATCCCGAACACGCTGGTCGACCGCAATTCGCAGGACCCGGACGCCACCGTCATCGCCGGATACCTCGGGGTGCAGCTCGACACGACGTACCAGCAGCTCAGCGCGGGTGAGACCGTGACCGCCATCGGTAACCGCATCGTCCTGACCTTCGACGCGGTCACCCAGATCCCGGCGCGCATCCCGGCGCTGTTCGGCGCGGCGTTCCTCGGCGAGGAGCGTGCGCCCGACAGTCCGATCGGGGTCGTCGGGGTCTCCCGGATCGGTGGCGAGATCCTGGCTCAGGAGAACGTGCCGTGGCAACAGGACATCGGCCTGTTCCTCACCATGCTCGCCGCGGTGAACCTGTCGTTGTTCCTGCTCAACCTGCTCCCGATCCCGCCGCTGGACGGTGGTCAGATCGTGCCCGCGATCTGGGAGGCGATCAAGCGGAACACCGCCCGGCTGCTGGGCCGGCCCGATCCCGGGCCGGTCGACGCGGCCAAGCTCCTACCGGTCGCCTACGTCTTCGTGCTCTTCTTCATCGGCTTCTCGCTGATCGTGGCCATCGCCGACATCGTCAATCCGGTCCGGTTGCTCGGGTGAGCGCCGTGCCGGCGACCCGCCCGCTCGCGGTCTTCGACATCGACGGGGTCCTCGCCGACGTCTCGCACCGGCTGCACTACCTCGACGTCCACCGCTGGGAGCGGTTCTTCGCCACCGCCGACGCCGATCCCCTCCTCGACGAGGGCGCCGAGCGGCTGCGCGCGGCGCAGAAGGAGTTCGACGTCGTCTACCTGACCGGTCGCCCGGAGCGGAACCGGCGGCTCACCGAGCGCTGGCTCGCCGAGCACGACCTGCCGACCGGGCCGCTGTTCATGCGCTCCGACGACGATCACCGGCCCGCCCGCTACGTCAAGCGCGAGGTCCTGCGCCTGCTCGCCGACGAGCGCGAGATCGCGATGGTGCTCGACGACGACCCCGCCGTCGTCCGGGTGCTCGCCGAGGACGGCTGGCCGGTGGAGCTGGCGACCTGGCTGCCGCACTCGTCGACGTTGCAGGACGCGCAGGAGAACCAGGGCCGGACCTGACCCTGCTCAGGACGGGGGCACGTGCCGGACGCCGAGTTCGGTCAACGCCCAGTCCGGGTGGCCCGGCGGCCGGTGGACCAGCCCCAGCCCGCTCAGACGTTCGAGCGCCGCCCGGAGGCCCGTCTCGACCGATCCCGCACGGGACACCAGCTCCGCCTCGGTGTCGGCGTCGAACATCCCGGCGAGTTCCTGCTCGGTCTCCGGGCACATCCACAG harbors:
- a CDS encoding ATP-dependent DNA ligase, translated to MDLPVMPPVKPMLAKPAPAIPDDRLYEPKWDGFRAIVFRDGDEVEIGSRNERPMTRYFPEVVEAVRAHLPERSVVDGEIVVADRAQNRLDFEALQQRIHPAASRVTLLSTETPASFVAFDLLALDDDDLTARPFAQRRELLESALADAGDPVHVTPITGDPAVARRWFERFEGAGLDGLIAKDPAGTYQPDKRVLTKIKHERTADCVLAGYRVHKSGPDAVGSLLLGLHDERGVLVSVGVVGAFPMARRRELMTELAPLVTDFDDHPWAWAKQLEGERTPRKSETSRWNAGKDLSFVPLRPERVVEVRYDYMEGARFRHTTQFVRWRPDRTPESCTYAQLERPVSFDLGEVLAGRG
- the mug gene encoding G/U mismatch-specific DNA glycosylase, with protein sequence MARLPGPAELDAARDRTIPDVLPADGDPPLRVLFCGINPGLVSAATGHHFARPGNRFWPVLHDSGLVGRLLRPDEQGELRAQGLGITNMAPRATARADELTDDEIVRGGERLRALVARLRPYWLAVVGIGAYRTAFARRDAVVGEQPERLGTTGVWVLPNPSGLNAHWSREAMAAEFARLRARCADPA
- the ligD gene encoding non-homologous end-joining DNA ligase; protein product: MAGSAGEPVELTIGDRVVRLSSPDRVYFPERGETKRDLAAYYTAVGDGVVRALRDRPCMLHRFPTGVTGEKVHQKRLPRGAPDWVRTVRVHFPRWGRTADELCVGHVADVVWAVQMSTVEFHPWNSRAADVESPDEWRIDLDPMPDASWPDVRRVAGVVHEVLDELGATGFPKTSGGSGLHVYVRIPPEHGFADVRRAAHAFAREVGRRCDRVDLNWWRKDRDPAKIFVDYNQNARDHTIACAYSVRGTPDARVSAPVRWDEIDDCTPADFTIATVPARFAELGDLHAGIDEAVFDPRPLLEWADRDARDGAPPPDLPDLDRA
- a CDS encoding DUF2631 domain-containing protein, giving the protein MASNAREVAVRSGVDPDAEPSVDWGWHQNFSKGLPIAAAVTGVVLLLFMIGHPLSWTEFFYMAFPAAVCLVGAVAYPIYKRRSWRR
- the dxr gene encoding 1-deoxy-D-xylulose-5-phosphate reductoisomerase, with protein sequence MKSLVVVGSTGSIGTQALDVVGSAGGFDVVGLAAGGSDVGLLVAQARAHGVTRIAVAAPEAAARVRAELPGAEVLDGPDAAAALVTACAADIVLNGVTGSRGLGPTLAALAAGSRLALANKESLVAGGPLVLGAAAPGQIVPVDSEHSALAQCLRGGREAEVDRLVLTASGGPFRGRSRADLGGVTVEQALAHPTWAMGPVVTINSSTLVNKGLELIEAHLLFGTPYDRIDVAVHPQSIVHSMVTFTDGSTIAQASPPDMRLPIALALGWPDRIAGAAPACRWDTAQSWTFEPLDDDAFPGVRLARAAGLAGGCVPAVFNAANEELVEAFVGGRIGYPDITDLLAEVLEAAEGWTGDPATVADVLAAEDWARAHAREKAAS
- a CDS encoding M50 family metallopeptidase, which codes for MTVLWTIVGIVIFFFGLLLSIAWHELGHFTTARWFGIKVPEFMVGFGRTVWSVKRGETEYGIKAIPLGGYVRMIGMLPPAKGGTLGRSRRTGPFQGLMDDARAQSQMDVRPEDADRQFWTRSPWKRIVVMFAGPFMNLILAVVLFFVTLMGVGVLAPTTQIASLEECVLPATAVQNGVPEQCPAGAPLAPALAAGVQPDDRIVSVNGVPFEPNDGGALQDAIRASTGPTPVVVERDGQQIPLDVNVIPNTLVDRNSQDPDATVIAGYLGVQLDTTYQQLSAGETVTAIGNRIVLTFDAVTQIPARIPALFGAAFLGEERAPDSPIGVVGVSRIGGEILAQENVPWQQDIGLFLTMLAAVNLSLFLLNLLPIPPLDGGQIVPAIWEAIKRNTARLLGRPDPGPVDAAKLLPVAYVFVLFFIGFSLIVAIADIVNPVRLLG
- a CDS encoding phosphatase domain-containing protein, encoding MSAVPATRPLAVFDIDGVLADVSHRLHYLDVHRWERFFATADADPLLDEGAERLRAAQKEFDVVYLTGRPERNRRLTERWLAEHDLPTGPLFMRSDDDHRPARYVKREVLRLLADEREIAMVLDDDPAVVRVLAEDGWPVELATWLPHSSTLQDAQENQGRT